In Streptomyces thermolilacinus SPC6, a single genomic region encodes these proteins:
- a CDS encoding demethylmenaquinone methyltransferase: MTRATLDKQPHEVATMFDHVAANYDLTNDVLSLFQDRRWRREVARAVDARPGQRVLDLAAGTGTSSLPFVEEGAYVVPCDFSLGMLREGKKRHPWLPLTAGDAMRLPFRDGVFDAVTISFGLRNVQDTDEALRELYRVTKPGGRVVICEFSHATWAPFRKVYEEYLMRALPPVARAVSSNPDAYVYLAESIQSWPEQRELAAMLQKAGWSKVAWRNLSGGIVALHRGFKSLDA, from the coding sequence GTGACCCGAGCAACGCTGGACAAGCAGCCGCACGAAGTCGCCACGATGTTCGACCACGTCGCGGCGAACTACGACCTCACCAACGACGTGCTCTCCCTCTTCCAGGACCGGCGCTGGCGACGGGAGGTGGCGCGGGCCGTCGACGCCCGCCCCGGCCAGCGGGTCCTCGACCTCGCGGCGGGCACCGGCACGTCCTCGCTGCCGTTCGTGGAGGAGGGCGCGTACGTCGTGCCGTGCGACTTCTCCCTCGGCATGCTCCGCGAGGGCAAGAAGCGCCACCCCTGGCTGCCGCTGACGGCCGGTGACGCGATGCGCCTGCCGTTCCGCGACGGCGTGTTCGACGCGGTGACCATCTCCTTCGGGCTGCGCAACGTCCAGGACACGGACGAGGCGCTGCGCGAGCTGTACCGGGTGACCAAGCCGGGCGGGCGCGTCGTGATCTGCGAGTTCTCGCACGCGACCTGGGCGCCGTTCCGCAAGGTGTACGAGGAGTACCTGATGCGGGCGCTGCCGCCGGTCGCGCGCGCCGTGTCGTCCAACCCGGACGCGTACGTGTACCTCGCCGAGTCCATCCAGAGCTGGCCCGAGCAGCGGGAGCTGGCGGCCATGCTCCAGAAGGCCGGCTGGTCGAAGGTCGCGTGGCGCAACCTGTCGGGCGGGATCGTGGCGCTGCACAGGGGCTTCAAGTCGCTGGACGCGTAA
- a CDS encoding ankyrin repeat domain-containing protein — MSEDWTVGYWTPAHAAVEQEDTGTLARLLAEGVDPDEVCGGLTLLTHAIDAEGDGTLQSRTPLTVHTTAVLLAFGADPELPDPDGRTPMAVACHYGHGPAIGLLRAHIERRATEGRGARRAFRPSGRPSTGR, encoded by the coding sequence ATGAGCGAGGACTGGACGGTCGGCTACTGGACGCCGGCCCACGCTGCCGTCGAACAGGAGGACACCGGGACCCTGGCCCGGTTGCTGGCGGAGGGCGTCGATCCCGACGAGGTGTGCGGCGGTCTGACGCTGCTCACGCACGCGATCGACGCCGAGGGCGACGGGACCCTGCAGAGTCGTACGCCGCTGACCGTGCACACCACCGCCGTGCTGCTGGCCTTCGGCGCCGATCCGGAGCTGCCGGACCCGGACGGCCGCACGCCGATGGCCGTGGCCTGCCACTACGGCCACGGCCCGGCGATCGGGCTGCTGCGCGCGCACATCGAGCGGCGCGCGACGGAGGGCCGGGGCGCCCGGCGGGCCTTCAGGCCTTCGGGGCGACCTTCGACAGGCCGTTGA
- a CDS encoding geranylgeranyl reductase family protein — protein sequence MTETPSEHTADVIVVGAGPAGSTTAYYLAKAGLDVLLLEKTAFPREKVCGDGLTPRATKQLVAMGIDISEEAGWLRNKGLRIIGGGVRLQLDWPELASYPDYGLVRKRDDFDEQLARQAQKAGARLYERCNVGEPVTDPRTGRITGVHAKLGEEKRPVTFHAPLVVAADGNSSRLSLAMGLHRRDDRPMGVAVRTYFTTPRHDDDYLESWLELWDRRGPGPDRLLPGYGWIFGMGDGTSNVGLGILNSSSAFRELDWREVLKAWCASMPEDWGFTPDNMTMPIRGAALPMAFNRQPHYTRGLLLVGDAGGLVNPFNGEGIAYAMESGQLAADVIVQAHARTTDAQRERALHAYPQVLKDTYGGYYTLGRAFVKLIGNPKVMRIATQRGLTHPMLMRFTLKMLANLTDPTGGDAMDRIINGLSKVAPKA from the coding sequence GTGACCGAGACCCCCTCCGAACACACCGCAGATGTGATCGTCGTCGGGGCGGGCCCGGCGGGCTCCACCACCGCGTACTACCTCGCCAAGGCGGGGCTCGACGTGCTGCTGCTGGAGAAGACCGCGTTCCCGCGCGAGAAGGTGTGCGGTGACGGGCTCACCCCGCGCGCCACCAAGCAGCTCGTCGCCATGGGCATCGACATCTCCGAGGAGGCGGGCTGGCTGCGCAACAAGGGCCTGCGCATCATCGGGGGCGGCGTGCGCCTCCAGCTCGACTGGCCCGAGCTGGCCTCGTACCCGGACTACGGACTGGTCCGCAAGCGCGACGACTTCGACGAGCAGCTCGCCCGGCAGGCTCAGAAGGCCGGGGCGCGGCTGTACGAGCGGTGCAACGTCGGCGAGCCCGTCACCGACCCGCGCACGGGCCGGATCACGGGCGTCCACGCCAAGCTGGGCGAGGAGAAGCGGCCGGTCACGTTCCACGCCCCGCTCGTCGTCGCCGCCGACGGCAACTCCAGCCGCCTGTCCCTTGCGATGGGGCTGCACCGGCGCGACGACCGGCCGATGGGCGTCGCCGTGCGCACGTACTTCACGACGCCCCGCCACGACGACGACTACCTGGAGTCCTGGCTGGAGCTGTGGGACCGGCGCGGCCCGGGCCCGGACCGGCTGCTGCCCGGCTACGGCTGGATCTTCGGCATGGGCGACGGCACGTCCAACGTGGGCCTCGGCATCCTCAACTCCTCCTCCGCCTTCCGCGAGCTGGACTGGCGGGAGGTCCTCAAGGCGTGGTGCGCGTCCATGCCGGAGGACTGGGGCTTCACGCCCGACAACATGACGATGCCGATCCGCGGCGCGGCCCTGCCGATGGCGTTCAACCGGCAGCCGCACTACACGCGCGGCCTGCTGCTCGTCGGCGACGCGGGCGGCCTGGTCAACCCGTTCAACGGCGAGGGCATCGCGTACGCCATGGAGTCCGGGCAGCTCGCCGCCGACGTGATCGTCCAGGCGCACGCCCGTACGACGGACGCCCAGCGCGAGCGCGCCCTGCACGCCTACCCGCAGGTCCTCAAGGACACGTACGGCGGCTACTACACACTGGGCCGCGCCTTCGTGAAGCTCATCGGCAACCCGAAGGTCATGCGGATCGCCACCCAGCGCGGCCTGACGCACCCGATGCTGATGCGCTTCACGCTGAAGATGCTCGCCAACCTGACGGACCCGACGGGCGGCGACGCGATGGACCGCATCATCAACGGCCTGTCGAAGGTCGCCCCGAAGGCCTGA
- a CDS encoding GNAT family N-acetyltransferase, whose protein sequence is MTDLLHADAARPAGGPAFRLRVPTEEDAYAWHRVFDDPEVMEFHGGRPAELSVYQEFTARQRRHDAELGFCLWTLLDEAGEVVGFTGAQPWPHPWGPVGEVEIGWRLARPAWGRGYATAAARETLERVRAAGVERVVAMVNARNERSVAVTRRLGMTLQDTAPLPGREHDLAHRFALDLRTV, encoded by the coding sequence ATGACCGACCTGCTCCACGCCGACGCCGCACGGCCCGCCGGCGGGCCGGCCTTCCGCCTGCGCGTGCCGACGGAGGAGGACGCGTACGCGTGGCACCGCGTGTTCGACGACCCCGAGGTGATGGAGTTCCACGGCGGCCGGCCCGCCGAGCTCTCCGTGTACCAGGAGTTCACGGCCCGGCAGCGGCGCCATGACGCCGAGCTCGGCTTCTGCCTGTGGACGCTGCTGGACGAGGCGGGCGAGGTCGTCGGCTTCACGGGCGCCCAGCCGTGGCCGCACCCGTGGGGCCCGGTCGGGGAGGTGGAGATCGGCTGGCGCCTGGCCCGCCCGGCGTGGGGCAGGGGCTACGCGACCGCCGCCGCCCGCGAGACGCTGGAGCGGGTGCGGGCGGCGGGGGTGGAGCGCGTCGTCGCCATGGTGAACGCGCGCAACGAGCGCTCCGTCGCCGTGACCCGCCGCCTCGGCATGACCCTCCAGGACACGGCCCCCCTCCCGGGCCGCGAACACGACCTGGCCCACCGCTTCGCGCTGGACCTCCGGACCGTCTAG